One Falco cherrug isolate bFalChe1 chromosome 11, bFalChe1.pri, whole genome shotgun sequence DNA window includes the following coding sequences:
- the ACTL6A gene encoding actin-like protein 6A isoform X2, whose protein sequence is MEIDGDKGKQGGPTYYIDTNALRVPRENMEAISPLKNGMIEDWDSFQAILDHTYKMHIKSEASLHPVLMSEAPWNTRAKREKLTELMFEHYNIPAFFLCKTAVLTAFANGRSTGLILDSGATHTTAIPVHDGYVLQQGIVKSPLAGDFITMQCRELFQEMNIEIIPPYMIASKEAVREGSPANWKRKEKLPQVTRSWHNYMCNCVIQDFQASVLQVSDSTYDEQVAAQMPTVHYEFPNGYNCDFGAERLKIPEGLFDPSNVKGLSGNTMLGVSHVVTTSVGMCDIDIRPGLYGSVIVAGGNTLIQSFTDRLNRELSQKTPPSMRLKLIANNTTVERRFSSWIGGSILASLGTFQQMWISKQEYEEGGKQCVERKCP, encoded by the exons ATGGAGATAGATGGTGACAAAGGCAAACAAGGGGGGCCGACTTACTACATAGACACCAATGCCCTGAGAGTTCCAAGGGAAAATATGGAGGCcatttcacctttaaaaaatgGAATGA TTGAAGACTGGGATAGTTTCCAGGCAATTTTGGATCACACTTACAAGATGCATATTAAATCTGAAGCAAGTTTGCATCCTGTCCTTATGTCCGAAGCACCG tggAATACTAGAGCAAAGCGTGAAAAACTGACTGAATTGATGTTTGAACACTACAACAtccctgcttttttcttgtgtaaaaCCGCTGTTCTAACAGC CTTTGCTAATGGGAGATCTACAGGTCTCATTTTGGATAGTGGAGCAACACACACAACTGCTATTCCAGTGCATGATGGATATGTACTTCAGCAAG gtATTGTAAAATCACCACTTGCAGGAGACTTTATTACTATGCAGTGCCGGGAGTTGTTTCAGGAAATGAACATAGAGATAATTCCTCCATATATGATTGCTtcaaag GAGGCAGTTCGTGAGGGGTCACCAGCAAattggaagagaaaagagaagttaCCCCAGGTCACTAGGTCTTGGCACAACTACATGTGTAAT TGTGTCATTCAGGATTTCCAAGCTTCTGTCCTCCAAGTATCAGATTCAACCTATGATGAACA GGTAGCAGCACAGATGCCAACGGTTCATTATGAGTTCCCCAACGGCTACAACTGTGACTTTGGTGCTGAGCGTCTAAAAATTCCTGAGGGATTGTTTGACCCTTCAAATGTAAAG GGTTTATCTGGTAACACGATGTTGGGTGTGAGCCATGTTGTCACAACAAGCGTTGGAATGTGTGATATAGACATCAGGCCG GGCCTCTATGGCAGCGTGATCGTTGCAGGAGGAAACACACTAATACAGAGTTTCACAGACAGATTGAATAGAGAGCTGTCTCAGAAAACTCCACCG AGCATGCGCCTGAAGTTGATAGCGAACAACACGACAGTGGAGCGGAGGTTCAGCTCGTGGATAGGGGGTTCCATTTTGGCTTCTTTG
- the ACTL6A gene encoding actin-like protein 6A isoform X1, translating into MSGGVYGGDEVGALVFDIGSYTVRAGYAGEDCPKVDFPTAIGVVLERDNGSTLMEIDGDKGKQGGPTYYIDTNALRVPRENMEAISPLKNGMIEDWDSFQAILDHTYKMHIKSEASLHPVLMSEAPWNTRAKREKLTELMFEHYNIPAFFLCKTAVLTAFANGRSTGLILDSGATHTTAIPVHDGYVLQQGIVKSPLAGDFITMQCRELFQEMNIEIIPPYMIASKEAVREGSPANWKRKEKLPQVTRSWHNYMCNCVIQDFQASVLQVSDSTYDEQVAAQMPTVHYEFPNGYNCDFGAERLKIPEGLFDPSNVKGLSGNTMLGVSHVVTTSVGMCDIDIRPGLYGSVIVAGGNTLIQSFTDRLNRELSQKTPPSMRLKLIANNTTVERRFSSWIGGSILASLGTFQQMWISKQEYEEGGKQCVERKCP; encoded by the exons ATGAGTGGCGGCGTGTACGGGGGAG ATGAAGTTGGGGCTCTTGTTTTTGACATTGGCTCGTATACAGTGAGAGCAGGCTATGCGGGCGAGGACTGTCCAAAG GTTGATTTTCCAACAGCCATTGGTGTGGTGCTAGAAAGGGACAATGGCAGCACTTTGATGGAGATAGATGGTGACAAAGGCAAACAAGGGGGGCCGACTTACTACATAGACACCAATGCCCTGAGAGTTCCAAGGGAAAATATGGAGGCcatttcacctttaaaaaatgGAATGA TTGAAGACTGGGATAGTTTCCAGGCAATTTTGGATCACACTTACAAGATGCATATTAAATCTGAAGCAAGTTTGCATCCTGTCCTTATGTCCGAAGCACCG tggAATACTAGAGCAAAGCGTGAAAAACTGACTGAATTGATGTTTGAACACTACAACAtccctgcttttttcttgtgtaaaaCCGCTGTTCTAACAGC CTTTGCTAATGGGAGATCTACAGGTCTCATTTTGGATAGTGGAGCAACACACACAACTGCTATTCCAGTGCATGATGGATATGTACTTCAGCAAG gtATTGTAAAATCACCACTTGCAGGAGACTTTATTACTATGCAGTGCCGGGAGTTGTTTCAGGAAATGAACATAGAGATAATTCCTCCATATATGATTGCTtcaaag GAGGCAGTTCGTGAGGGGTCACCAGCAAattggaagagaaaagagaagttaCCCCAGGTCACTAGGTCTTGGCACAACTACATGTGTAAT TGTGTCATTCAGGATTTCCAAGCTTCTGTCCTCCAAGTATCAGATTCAACCTATGATGAACA GGTAGCAGCACAGATGCCAACGGTTCATTATGAGTTCCCCAACGGCTACAACTGTGACTTTGGTGCTGAGCGTCTAAAAATTCCTGAGGGATTGTTTGACCCTTCAAATGTAAAG GGTTTATCTGGTAACACGATGTTGGGTGTGAGCCATGTTGTCACAACAAGCGTTGGAATGTGTGATATAGACATCAGGCCG GGCCTCTATGGCAGCGTGATCGTTGCAGGAGGAAACACACTAATACAGAGTTTCACAGACAGATTGAATAGAGAGCTGTCTCAGAAAACTCCACCG AGCATGCGCCTGAAGTTGATAGCGAACAACACGACAGTGGAGCGGAGGTTCAGCTCGTGGATAGGGGGTTCCATTTTGGCTTCTTTG